Proteins from one Hydrogenophaga sp. SL48 genomic window:
- a CDS encoding methyl-accepting chemotaxis protein, whose translation MALLDRLFKNKNAAEPDLSNASPDELARVAAERLAPADADDDGFAESRLSEPNEDAVGSGLLRLPLLGRRTAEQHRRILGTLLLFAVVVLAAVVFFVLNKTDKVSQQVAASGQALMQSQRLAKSASQALIGSPPAFVEVRESSDILSGNVIAFKQGGSGEAGGSGAAQQAATMDALGPEFQEQLAQLGPVVERARTNAEVILGQQKTLTQVGDALRSINRQSSDLLEIAETVSSLKLQLGAPATEISASGQLVMLTQRIGKSANEFLTMEGVSPEAVFLLGKDLNTFKEIADGLLNGSTELRLKSSSDPQIRERLEALLKLYEQTRTEAGAILGNLQGLVSAREAQAGIIADSEPLRLGLEKLQSDLSSSAGVGGTELVALLLSSLFTLLCGVGLAYLQLQDSRQRQLVAEGEKVVAESQQQDAKRVNDANQAAILRLMNELQTVAEGDLTQEATVTEDITGAIADSVNYTVEELRSLVGNVQATATRVAQTTSAVESTSTELLAASTEQLREIRETGQSVLDMAQRINQVSGQAQESAHVARTSLQAAESGLQAVQDAIGGMNAIRDQIQETSKRIKRLGESSQEIGEITELISDITEQTNVLALNAAIQAASAGEAGRGFSVVAEEVQRLAERSADATRQIAALVKAIQTDTQDAVAAMERSTQGVVEGAKLSDNAGTALSEIDRVSRRLAELIEQISSATLREAESANEVAGNIQHIFAVTEQTGEGTRSTAQQVRELSAMAEELRQSVSRFKIA comes from the coding sequence ATGGCTCTGCTTGATCGACTGTTCAAAAACAAAAATGCCGCAGAGCCTGATCTGAGCAATGCATCTCCCGACGAGCTCGCGCGTGTCGCGGCAGAGCGACTCGCACCAGCCGATGCAGACGATGACGGCTTCGCCGAGAGTCGGTTGAGTGAGCCGAACGAGGATGCGGTGGGTTCTGGCCTCCTAAGGCTGCCTTTGCTGGGCCGCAGGACGGCTGAACAACACCGACGCATCCTGGGTACCCTGTTGCTGTTCGCGGTGGTGGTGCTCGCGGCCGTGGTGTTTTTCGTCCTGAACAAGACCGACAAAGTGAGTCAGCAGGTGGCGGCCAGCGGCCAGGCCTTGATGCAGTCCCAGCGACTGGCCAAAAGCGCCTCGCAGGCCTTGATCGGCAGTCCGCCGGCTTTTGTCGAAGTGCGGGAAAGCTCGGACATCCTCTCTGGCAACGTCATCGCCTTCAAGCAGGGTGGGAGTGGTGAAGCGGGTGGATCGGGTGCGGCCCAGCAGGCGGCAACGATGGATGCGCTGGGACCAGAGTTTCAAGAGCAGTTGGCGCAACTTGGGCCCGTGGTCGAACGTGCCCGAACCAACGCAGAAGTCATTCTCGGCCAGCAGAAGACCCTGACCCAGGTGGGCGATGCGCTGCGCTCCATCAACCGCCAGTCTTCTGACTTGCTGGAGATCGCGGAAACGGTGTCTTCATTGAAACTGCAGCTGGGCGCGCCTGCCACCGAGATTTCGGCCTCCGGCCAGCTGGTGATGTTGACGCAGCGCATCGGCAAGTCGGCCAACGAATTCCTGACCATGGAAGGCGTGAGTCCTGAAGCGGTGTTCCTGCTTGGCAAGGACTTGAACACCTTCAAGGAAATCGCCGATGGCCTGCTCAACGGCAGCACCGAACTGCGCCTGAAGTCGTCCAGCGATCCCCAGATTCGCGAGCGCCTCGAGGCGCTGCTCAAGCTGTACGAACAGACACGAACCGAAGCCGGCGCCATTCTGGGCAACCTGCAAGGACTTGTGTCGGCGCGCGAAGCGCAGGCCGGCATCATTGCGGACAGTGAACCGCTCCGACTCGGTCTGGAGAAGCTTCAGAGCGACCTGTCCTCGAGTGCGGGCGTGGGCGGCACCGAGCTGGTCGCTTTGTTGCTGTCATCCTTGTTCACGTTGCTGTGTGGTGTCGGTCTGGCCTACCTCCAGTTGCAGGACAGCCGGCAGCGGCAGTTGGTGGCTGAGGGCGAAAAGGTGGTGGCCGAGTCCCAGCAGCAGGACGCCAAGCGCGTGAATGACGCCAACCAGGCGGCCATTCTTCGGCTCATGAACGAATTGCAGACGGTGGCCGAGGGCGACCTGACTCAGGAAGCGACGGTGACGGAAGACATCACCGGTGCCATCGCCGACTCGGTGAACTACACCGTGGAAGAGCTGCGATCGCTGGTGGGCAACGTGCAGGCCACGGCCACGCGCGTGGCGCAGACGACGTCTGCGGTGGAAAGCACCTCGACCGAACTGCTGGCAGCCTCCACCGAACAACTGCGCGAGATCCGCGAGACGGGTCAGTCGGTGCTGGACATGGCGCAACGCATCAACCAGGTGTCGGGGCAGGCGCAGGAGTCGGCCCATGTGGCGCGCACCTCACTGCAGGCCGCAGAGTCCGGTCTTCAGGCCGTGCAGGACGCCATTGGCGGTATGAATGCCATCCGGGACCAGATCCAGGAAACGTCCAAGCGCATCAAGCGTCTCGGCGAATCGTCGCAGGAGATCGGTGAAATCACCGAACTGATCTCGGACATCACCGAACAGACCAACGTGCTGGCCCTGAACGCCGCCATCCAGGCCGCATCCGCCGGTGAAGCCGGTCGCGGCTTCTCGGTGGTGGCCGAAGAAGTGCAGCGCCTGGCCGAACGCTCCGCGGACGCCACGCGCCAGATCGCGGCGCTGGTGAAGGCGATTCAGACCGACACGCAAGACGCGGTGGCCGCCATGGAGCGCTCCACGCAAGGTGTGGTGGAAGGGGCCAAGCTCTCCGACAACGCCGGTACCGCGCTGTCCGAGATCGACCGCGTGTCGCGCCGACTCGCCGAGCTGATCGAACAGATTTCCAGTGCGACCTTGCGTGAAGCCGAATCGGCCAACGAGGTGGCTGGCAACATCCAGCACATTTTTGCGGTGACCGAGCAAACCGGCGAGGGCACACGGTCCACCGCCCAGCAGGTGCGCGAACTCTCTGCCATGGCCGAAGAACTGCGCCAATCGGTGTCGCGATTCAAGATCGCCTGA
- a CDS encoding chemotaxis protein CheW, with product MAKRQSLKDLQVRLAERLTAAKSEAVTASWLAVETGGHRFLVPLVQSGEIFSWANLQTVPYTKPWYVGVASLRGGLHGVVDLGQLSGAVAAGPDARVSDRVTSESRLVSLHAALGVNAVLWIDRLLGLRNPAMFESLAESQPDAPAWFARRLIDGEGRSWQELNLQALAGDTEFLSIAA from the coding sequence ATGGCCAAACGACAGTCACTCAAAGATCTTCAGGTGCGTCTGGCGGAGCGGTTGACCGCCGCCAAGTCCGAGGCGGTCACGGCGTCTTGGTTGGCGGTAGAGACGGGAGGTCACCGGTTCTTGGTGCCGCTCGTGCAGTCCGGTGAGATTTTCTCCTGGGCCAACTTGCAAACGGTGCCTTACACCAAGCCTTGGTACGTCGGCGTGGCGAGTCTGCGAGGGGGCCTTCATGGCGTTGTCGACCTGGGGCAACTGAGTGGTGCAGTGGCGGCGGGCCCTGACGCGCGGGTGTCTGATCGCGTGACGTCCGAGTCGCGGCTGGTCAGTTTGCATGCTGCCTTGGGTGTCAATGCCGTGTTGTGGATCGATCGCCTGCTGGGCCTCCGCAACCCGGCCATGTTTGAAAGCCTGGCCGAGAGCCAGCCGGATGCGCCGGCCTGGTTTGCCCGGCGCCTGATCGACGGCGAAGGCCGTTCGTGGCAGGAGTTGAACCTGCAGGCGCTCGCCGGTGACACGGAGTTTCTTTCGATCGCGGCTTGA
- a CDS encoding response regulator, with product MPIQKILVVDDSKTELMVLSDLLVKNGYKVRTAENAEEAFRRLSEEKPELILMDVVMPGQNGFQLTRAITRDPQYSDIPIIMCTSKNQETDRVWGMRQGARDYVTKPVNAEELISKIRALD from the coding sequence ATGCCGATTCAAAAAATACTGGTGGTGGATGATTCCAAGACCGAACTGATGGTCCTGTCCGATCTGCTGGTGAAAAATGGCTACAAAGTTCGAACCGCTGAGAATGCCGAAGAGGCCTTTCGTCGGCTCAGCGAGGAAAAGCCGGAGTTGATCCTGATGGACGTGGTGATGCCCGGTCAGAATGGTTTTCAGTTGACTCGGGCGATCACCCGGGATCCCCAGTATTCCGACATTCCCATCATCATGTGCACCAGCAAAAATCAGGAAACCGATCGCGTCTGGGGCATGCGTCAAGGCGCGCGTGACTACGTCACCAAGCCGGTGAATGCCGAGGAACTGATTTCCAAGATCCGGGCGCTCGACTGA
- a CDS encoding response regulator → MNTTPTFKVLVVDDSNTIRRSAEIFLKQGGHEVLLAEDGFDALAKINDYQPDLVFCDILMPRLDGYQTCAIIKRNARFASIPVVMLSSKDGVFDKARGRMVGSQEYLTKPFTKDQLLQAVQQFGAHLTGAP, encoded by the coding sequence GTGAACACAACGCCCACTTTCAAAGTCCTGGTGGTGGACGACAGCAACACCATCCGACGCAGCGCCGAGATCTTTCTCAAGCAGGGTGGGCACGAGGTCCTTCTGGCTGAAGACGGCTTCGATGCCCTGGCCAAGATCAACGATTACCAGCCCGATCTGGTGTTCTGCGACATCCTGATGCCGCGCCTCGACGGTTACCAGACCTGTGCCATCATCAAGCGCAACGCGCGTTTCGCCAGCATTCCTGTGGTGATGCTGTCGTCCAAAGACGGCGTGTTCGACAAGGCGCGTGGGCGCATGGTCGGTTCCCAGGAATACCTCACCAAACCCTTCACCAAAGACCAGCTGCTGCAAGCCGTGCAACAGTTTGGCGCCCATCTCACAGGAGCCCCATGA
- a CDS encoding rubredoxin, whose translation MTDTKTWMCLICGWIYDEATGSPEEGIAPGTAWADVPMNWTCPECGARKEDFEMVQI comes from the coding sequence ATGACCGATACCAAGACCTGGATGTGCCTCATTTGCGGATGGATTTACGACGAGGCCACCGGGTCGCCAGAAGAGGGTATTGCGCCTGGAACGGCCTGGGCCGATGTGCCGATGAACTGGACCTGTCCCGAGTGTGGCGCGCGCAAGGAAGACTTCGAGATGGTCCAAATCTGA
- the thiD gene encoding bifunctional hydroxymethylpyrimidine kinase/phosphomethylpyrimidine kinase has translation MLQTPSPPAPDTVAEPGETSLPCVMVFNANDPSGAGGLSADLTAMSSASAHVLPVVTGTYVRDTSEIHDHFAFDEEAVTDQARAALEDMPVQAFKVGFVGSPENLAAIAGITTDYAEVPVITYMPDLSWWDELEIETYLDACVELLLPQTTVLVGNHSTLSRWLLPEWEGDRAPNAREVARAAAVHGVPYTLVTGFNAADQYLESHLASPEAVLATARYERFDATFSGAGDTLSAALCALIASGADLQSACAEALTYLDQCLDAGFQPGMGHAVPDRLFWAHEDDEDSDAPGEDRDGEASDSRLDSGDFPLDTTKH, from the coding sequence ATGCTCCAAACCCCTTCACCCCCTGCGCCCGACACCGTCGCGGAGCCTGGCGAAACCTCGCTGCCCTGCGTGATGGTGTTCAACGCCAACGATCCGAGCGGCGCGGGTGGCCTGTCCGCGGACCTCACCGCGATGTCCAGCGCCTCGGCCCATGTGCTTCCCGTGGTCACAGGCACCTACGTGCGTGACACCTCCGAGATCCACGACCATTTCGCTTTCGACGAAGAAGCGGTGACCGACCAGGCCCGCGCAGCGCTCGAAGACATGCCGGTGCAGGCTTTCAAGGTCGGGTTTGTCGGCAGCCCCGAGAACCTCGCGGCCATCGCTGGCATCACCACCGACTACGCGGAGGTGCCGGTCATCACCTACATGCCCGACCTGTCCTGGTGGGACGAACTGGAGATCGAAACCTACCTCGACGCCTGCGTCGAACTGTTGCTGCCGCAAACCACCGTGCTGGTGGGCAACCACAGCACGCTGTCGCGCTGGCTGCTGCCCGAGTGGGAAGGCGACCGTGCACCGAACGCGCGCGAGGTCGCCCGCGCGGCCGCCGTGCACGGTGTGCCCTACACGCTGGTGACCGGCTTCAATGCCGCCGACCAGTACCTCGAAAGCCACCTGGCCAGCCCGGAAGCGGTGCTGGCCACGGCCCGCTACGAGCGGTTCGACGCCACCTTCAGCGGGGCGGGCGACACCTTGTCTGCGGCGCTGTGCGCCCTGATCGCCTCGGGCGCGGATCTTCAATCGGCCTGCGCCGAAGCACTGACCTACCTCGACCAGTGCCTGGACGCCGGCTTCCAGCCCGGCATGGGTCATGCCGTGCCCGATCGCCTGTTCTGGGCCCATGAAGACGACGAGGACAGCGATGCGCCGGGGGAAGACCGCGATGGCGAAGCCTCTGACAGCCGGCTGGACTCCGGTGACTTTCCACTCGACACCACCAAACACTGA